The DNA window ggcaaaaGAAAGGATAGATGGtactgggaggcagggagagtaataggaggagaaatccagggaaggagagagaaaaggagaagaggaagacatcATGGGTCACATAGCAAGCcatgaaataagaagaaaagaaagatacataGAATAAATTAAGGTGGAAAGCCAGAGGCAAATTAAAGAgaaacgggataatttaagttagtaaagctgactagaaacaagccaagctaagaccggtcattcataaataagaacaaGTCCCCACATACTTATCTGGGAGCTTGGCAGTGGGCccccaaagataaaaaaaaaaaatcagttacatTCTGTAGCAGCTCATTACTCACACTGACCCCATAGCTGAACCCTGCTGCTGTTATTTCTATCTTACAGGTGAGGAGGCTTGAAGTTTGAGGTTATGTAGAGATGCCGTGTTCCAGATTCAAATGCTAATTATTAGCTTTACTTATTCTATATCTAACTAAATGTTTGGGCATTCAGCAGGTACACTTTAATAAAGTGACTGCTTTTGTACTATTGGTTGTTTTAGAGCACAGTTTGTTCTTGATGCTTTGGAAGGTGGGTGGCACTAGATGTAGAGATTTTGGAATACCGAAGAGAAATGAAGATCACAACCTGCACCCTAGAGGATGATAAATGTTCATGGCACTGATGATAGAGGGTCTGGCTATTTCTAGAAAGTTTTAAGACTCAGCCCTCCTCCCCAAGAGCTGTTTCTCAAGGCAAATGACAAACTAAAGTGTGCAGGATGTTAGAGAATGTCTTTCTTTGTGAGAAAATTGATGTTATCTACATACTAATTAAATTTCCATGCATGATTACCTTCGAGGCATGAAGAGTAGGGATTAATGTTGAATGATGACATTACCTCCACTCACTACCCATCACATCTCAAAATGACCCTCTGTCTAACCTTAGGATATATGAAGCACACAAGCTGGTGTTCTGTTTTGGAGTGTAGGACTCTGGGATTCTGTGAACACTCCAGTTAATCTGTCAATGTCCTTCTCTttacagaaacaaaatagaaatgattaCACTTGCTGTAGCCCTGGGTAGAAGATTAACTATATGACATTTGTGCatctgtttataatttttaaatggatgCTGTTGGATGGATAAAACTGGTGATGTTTTAATTTGGGGCCAAGGGATCTCGTTTGCCCTCTAACTGGAGAGGGAGTAATACTACACACCCTTAGGAAATGACTACAGGAAAAGCTACAGTTTTCAAGCAATAAGCCACAGATGAGACCTCTGTTTGAACTGCCAGATGCATGGAATTGTTTCACTGAAGTAAATGGTGCTTCCCATACtccttggttttcctgcctaCAGCCTGGATATACTTATTTCATTGAGAGCCAACAATAAAGGGTAACAATGGGAAGGTGGCATATTCAATCACTGGGGTATCCCTTAGGTATTTAGAAGATCCTGCCTGGTGAGACGTCTCAGCTTTGACATTTTGGAAAAGACTTAAAATGAAAGGTCAGGATTCAGTCTTGGCTAGGTTCAAGGGCAGAGTTTACTCTTAACTTGGTCTGAGGCcaagatcagaaaataaaaatacagatttgcATATCTGATgttggattaatttttttctgatgtattttgTAGCTTTCTAAATGGAAGACTGTTTCCTCGTGGTCCCAAAAGTCTATATGCCTAGGACAGGCCATAGTATATAGTAGTACTGGAATTTGATTTGCCACCAAAGCTCACACTGAAACTTCATGCTCATAGTGATTTCTAAAGCTCTAGGTCCAGATGAGGCCTTAAAGAGcagaactgtgagccaaggggttggtggcacacagctttaatcccagcactcaggaggcagaggcagatggatctctgtgagttcaaagccagcctgttcttcagagccagttccaggacagccaagcctacacagagaagccctgtgtctGTCTTTTATTTACACCCCTCTTACTGTGTGCTGCCTTAGACCACAGATTCTCTACTAGCAAGTGGAACCTCTCCGGATGGGGCCACTTGACTTTGGGTTTCCCAGTCTTCAGAACTATAAGAAATaggttttgttgtttaaaaataagtctGTAGTGTTCAATCATAAGAATGGGAAAATGCTCAAGTAGATTCACAAATACCTGTTGAATGATTGGCAGCTGGTGGCCATCTAGTGGTAGAATGTACTTTGGAGCAAGCTTTAAGGAGTTTAAAGGATGTCACCTACAGACTGCCCCCCATCGTGTGAGGCTCCCAGTGTTACTGCCTCCTGCATTCAATCTTATGCTACAAAGCGCAAAATGTTTTGAGAGGGAAGGAGCCAACGCATGGCATGAGAAAAACCTAGGAGTTAGGACAAGCTCCGTAGTATATCCTGTCATTTGGAGGGGtgaacagagaaaggaggacaAAAGAATACTAGTTATTCTGTTCCCTTCATGTGCAGGCTTCAGCAACACTTCTGGGGCTGCTGAGCTACAAATATTGTCATATGGCTTTTATTGTGACTTGAACTCCAGACAGATTACTTAGGTAGTGATATGCTGAGGACAGCTGGAGGTCATTGTGCAAAAGTCACAGTGATAGGTGTACATTGGGCAGTTCTACACCAATCAGTGTGGACAGCAGCACTGTCCTGGCTATTTTTTAATGTCAGTTTGACACACGCTGgtgtcatctgagagaagggaacctcaactgagaaaatgctcctaGAAGACTAGACTGTAGGAAAtctatagggtattttcttaattggtgattggtGTAGGAGGATTCATCCCATTGTggacagtgccacccctgggctggtggccctgggttttataagaataTAGGAACAAGCCAGTTAGCaacacctctccatggcctctgcatcagctcctgtccccAGATTCCTACCCGGTTTTAGTTCCTGCTTTCAGGCTATTAAGCCAGATAAACTCTTtgctctccaagttgcttttggaccTGATGTTTCCTCATAGCagtgaaaccctaactaagcaaACCCCTTGTTTGCATTGGCCCTGCACCAGTCTTCAGGGATGCCTGGTCACACTTCCAACTGCAAGTTGGCTTTTTCGGGGTGCTTTGAAGGAGTTTGGTTTGCTTAGACCTCAGAAATATCTAAATACTTAGGTAAAACACTGGGTACTCTGTTATGTTTCTCATGTTAATAGATATTTTCCCAGGAATAAGAAAAGATGTAAAActgagctgttttctttttatagattCTACCAGTTACCAAATGTCCCATCGGATCATTCAGTTTATTATAACTATTGAGCAGAGGCCGCTGAGAGACTGAAATCCAAGAAGCTCTTCTGACCTTGTCGCCTTACTTTGTGCCTGATGCATTTTTGATACACTATAGATTTTATCTTGCTAAAGAAGCAACTGGAGATAAAACTTAAGTATGTGAAGAACTTAAGTCCTTGACTGACACCCACTTCTACTCCCCAGAGTCAGTGGGAATCCAGGTATCTGTGATTGACATTGGTCAGTTCATGACTGTGAAGGGTCTTCCATCGGGAAATGTTTGCACTTCTGGGCAGTGAGCCAATGGGCAAGACTGAAGGAACCCTGCTGCGAAGGTTTGCAAGTCTTGATTTTTAGTTCCTTCCTAGTTTTGGAGTTTTTCCAAGACTTGGGAATCATAAATATCTGGGTGCAGAATTTCCAGAAGACTGATCTTGGGGATAGTGAAGGATGTTATTCACttcataaagaaaatgctttccaggtggtagtggtgcatggctttaatcccagcacttgggaggcaggggcaggtggatctctgtgtgttcgaggccagcctgctctacaagagctagttctaggacagctagggcggttacacagagaaaccctatttcaaaaaagccaaaaaaattttATCACATGGGTCCTACATGTAGAGCATGGTACAATATCCCTTAATCACCCTGCATGAGCGCTATTTGTGAAAATGAGGCAAAAAAATGAAAggctacagcagtggttctcaacctctgggacACGACcttttcataggggtcacctaaggccgTCAGAAAAACACAGCTAtgtacaattcataacagtggcaaaattacagttatgaagtagcaaagaaaacaattttatggctgggatcaccacagcatgaagaattgcactaaagggttgcagcattaggaaggttgaaaaatACTGGGCTACAGGGTTCTCCAGTAGGCTCTAATGGGAAGCAGCATTCTGAAATGCAGTCTATATTCTCTGTGTTCCAAGTATCATCTTAGACACAAGTATCCCTGTTTGTTCTGCTGCTGGCACCAGCTATTTTTAGTTGCTTAATAGCATACAGGAAGGCATTGCTTGAACTTGGCAAGTTTTTATAGAAGAGCAGAgactttccatttgttttttgttttttttttaagacagggtttttctgtgtaacctggGCTGCCCTGTAACacattctgtagaacaggctagcctccaactcaagggattcacctgcctctgcctcttgagtgctgggattaaaggtgtgtgttttaagacaggctctcatgcTGTAGCCCAGGCATGTTCAAATTTAAGCaaaccttctgcctcagtttcctgagtgctaggttgCTGCACACAACCCTGGCTAGCTCTCAAATGTGCTTTTTCGGTAGTTTAATATGAAACTATCCAAATTGAGAAGAAGGTTGATTTTTAATGATATTGCTAAAATGAGTCTTTTAAGACTTCTAATATTTACTGAAGACCAAATCAAAATGTAGCATCTCAAACACGGTCTAGctccttttatttctgttacaCCAGCTTAATCCAGGACATACATGCCAATGGCAGATCACCGTAAGCTTCTgaatatattttgtctttttttaaaatacaacaacACTatagatttctgggaattttctGCTCCAGTCCGGTATCTAGTGGTTTGCATTGTCTAAACACTGATAGCAAAATGCTTGGAACATTTCTTAAGGAGAAGTTCAGTGGCTGAGGATGTTGTGTGCATATGCGCatgatcatgtgtgtgtatatatatatacttatatgaatatatgtatacacacacacacacacacacatatatatatatacacacacacacatgagtatgTACCTACTGTGAGACCGTGTTGACCTGCTCTGTGGTTGATACCTTTCTGAGGTTGTGAAAGTTAACCTTGTCAAAGAAGCAGCAGAGGTGAGACTTGAGAATGATACAATGAACTCACGTTCCCAGCTCTGATATCCGAAGCCTTTAACTTCTCCCAGGGGCACTCAGTGTCCGTGGGAACCCAGCGTATGTGACTGACAGTAGTCCTTACAAGCACCATGACACAAATATACATCTGTCACATAGAAGACACAGACCATGAACAGCGTAATGCTTATGAATCTGTTGTCTTAAGAGATAAACAAGCAACCCTGTGTCCACTTTGCTGGTTCACAGTTGTCTGTCTTCCAGGAACTACAGAGAAGAAATCCCTATAGCAAGTGGTCAAACCCTACCTACCTCACCACCCAGAGTTGAAAGCATCAAACTTTGGTTCATCAGGGGTGGTATCTTAAGGGagggcctgggggggggggatatctgTCAATCAAAAAGATAAATTTCACCAGCTTCTCAGAGCTTTGGTGTATTTTAAGGATGAGCCTTTCTTTGTGGGGCTTCACACTTACCCTCTATCAGTTTGATCCTGAAGTAGGCAATCAGGAGGAAAAGCAGCAAAGTCACAGGCAGGAAGATCCCCAGAACTAGGAACGGGCCTGGGAGTTCCTGCAAGACGATTGATAGCACAGAGCTCATGGCCTGCCACAGCTGCAGCTGGCTCAGGAATCCTCGCTTAAGACAGGTGACTGTCCCTGCTCTGTGGTAGCCCTTCCCTGGAGCTCTGGCCTTTGCTCTGCACTTCTATCCATGGAACCTGTTGTGAACTTTGCTCTGGTTTATTAGTGGGGTGAATTCTGGAGCATTGTTTTCGGGTTACtctgtaactcagctccagggTATAGAGAAACTGAAGAGTAAGTTGCCCAAGCTCTCCCTGAGATACTTATTTCCCAGCAGGAATTGGGATGGCTCTGATGAGCTGAGATTGAATATCTGACTTCAGCAAATCTTTTTGCTATGTGTTTCTTCCTCCTATGTagtcccagacacagaaaaatcctTTACTCCATTTCCTAAATTTCAGAGCTAAAAATGACATAATAGTCACGCTAATAATGCACCCAGTTAATGTAACAaatgctgggaaaggaaaaacATATTTCCCTCATGCTAAACTGCCTGGCTGGTCCCTTGCTGAGCACTTCTCTGGAAAGTGCATTGATTTGTTCACTTATTTAACAATCACTTAACTCTACTAGCAGCTGACCTTTGGTCTGGAAGCTGGGTATACAAAGCAGAGGTCAAAGGTCACAGCCCCTCCCCTTTGTCGTCTAGGAAGACAGGAGGAACAGCCAGTAGAGTGAGTGGTGGCCAGGCCTTTTCCTGGTTGCTGGAGCTCACACTCAGCGGTGCTGTTCCCTCGTACTTGTCTTGGCCCTGAATGCAGGATACATGGGTGTTATGACAACTCCTCTGGAATAATAAAGGACAGTCAACTGCAAATGTCAAGGTTCCCTCAGTGGTTGACTACCATTGAGTTCCTTTGTGCTAGATGAGTGGCGAATTGCCAGATGTTGAACTACTAGGGCTGATTAAAAGATTCGCTTCTTGATTCAAAGGATCTCTACAGAATTTGCAAAAGTTTGAGGGAGATGGACAGTCATTTTCGGGGCATCATTCCTGGCTTATATCCTCTCTCTGTCCCACCCCTTAGGTCAATGCTGGTAAGCAGCTGATGGAGTCCACGATACAGTGCTTTCAGAACCACCTACATTCTTCTCTCTAGGACTTTCCGTGGCCTCACAGTCCCAGCTTTGAAATTTGCCCCCACAGTAAAAATTCAACTGGAGAGGTTCATTCCTAAGTAGATGACAGTTGACAGCATCTGTCCGCATCAGacaaagaaggaaggttttagaACACCAGTATTGAGCCTGCATTCATTgaactttatttccttctttccacAGAGAGATGTTGCTGTTGGGATTCTTGCATGCCTTTGGTTGAGATGGCTCTTTGGTGCTCTTTTAGCTGGACCAGGATGCTGATTTGTAAAGTGGCAATCTTCAAAGAAGTTCCCTGAGCTGGAGACATACCGGGGCAATGTCAGGCAGCTGCTAAAATGCAGCTCCGTTTCATTCCATTCGGCAAGGCTTGCCTGGATGCCTAGACTTAATTGAGTTTGGGCAAAGATGGCAAATGTGAATGACATTCACATAGCCCCATCCACATAGAAGCAAAGCTCTGGAGTGGGACTATTTCCAATGAGGGGACTGGGCTGAGGTTGTGAGAAAAATAGATAGCCTTGTACAGAGTCTGAATAGCTAAAGCAGTCCACCTCAGACAAGCACAAGTCAGAAGGCTGACAGGGTTGTTGAGGAAGGGAAAGAATTGTCAATGGCAGAAAGATGGAGCATGTTGGGAGTtgaagtaaaacaacaacaacaaaagaacaaaacaaaacaaaaacatacaagaaAGGTATCAGAGCTTCCAGACTCTTGAAGGCCTTGCTTAGGGCAATGCTGTTTAGACAAGGGAGACCCACCAAAGGTCTTTGATTGTGGATGTGCACAGACTCCTCTTTCAGGAATAGttaaaaagtagatgaaatgaCAGTGGCTTAGTTTATCTCAGTGTGAAATCAAAATGTAATGGATATGAGCTAGAAGATagcagaagggaaaggagggagggacagagagataaGAGCAGCCCTCAGTGACTAGTTGAGTGGGAAGAAGTAAATTTCACCAGTGCCGCTAACAATAATGGTACCTACTGTATGTCTGGCTGAACATTTTGTTTACGATCTCTTTTAATTTTCATGGTAAACTTATAAAGAAGGATTTCATTTTGCAGCTGAAGAAATGAGGCCAAGAGCATTGCCTATAGCACATTTCATACTTGCGTATAGTAAATTCCAAAGCTAGGATTTCCATCCAGAGACCATGCTCTCATCCATAATGTCCTGGGTGGCTCCCAGGATGGTGATGGCCAGGACATAAAGCTAGACCTGGCCCCAGACGAACTGGCAGGTTTGAGTGGGAAGGTACAGAGTCATGTAGATGTCAATCTCTAGCCCATGAGGACCTGATAGAAAtaagggtgatggaggagtgtctatgtgttactttcattggctaataaagaaactgccttggccctttaataggacagaaaattaggtaggtggggtaaacagaacagaatgctggatagaaggcagtggggcagacgcttcaggcagtcgccatagtgagtcgccatgcttctcctctccgagatggacgcaggctaagatctctcctggtaagcgaccacctcgtggtgctacatggattactaaatatgggttaaaggaagatgtgagagttagccaataagaggctgaaactaatgggccaggcagtgtttaaaagaatacagtttccgtgtaattattttgggtaaagctagccgggtggcgggacacagcctgccattcCATCTACATAAGGGGTTCAAGACAGACATGAGAGTAGctcattcttttctgttgttgtttttgttttggtcattgtttgtttcttgttttgtttttgtttttcaagacagagtttctctgtgtaacagctctggctgtccctggaacttgctttgtagaccaagctggcctcaaactagcagagacctgcctctgtgtcccaagtgctgggattaaaggcatgtgccagcattgCCTGGTGAGTAGCATTCTTTACTAGGCTTCTTTTCCATGGAGGAATAACCATTAGTATAACTGGGCGAATCCACTTTGGTGCAGCAAGAGGAGCAGATCTTGTGGGGGATTAAACTGTCCTGTTGGTTTCCTCGGTGACCAGTGCTGCCACTGTTGACTTACATGACTTAAGGCATACACAATTTACAGAAACTGATACTTGGGATAACATTCCTAGTTACTGCCGTGCTGTCTCCTACAGTGGATTCTTAGTAACAATTGCTGCTCAAGAGTCTTTTTTGCTAACTGACCCATGGAAGCATGTGCCAAGGCCACCAGCTATCTGACTTGGATTCTCCCTGAGCCAGAAAAGTTCTCGAGCTCATCAGCAGAAGGTGCCAAAGCACCGTGGACAGTTTGCTAGAACATCCAATTGTGTACGGCCACACAGCCAATCCCAAAAATCAGGAACAGAAATCAAGCTCACCAATTTCTGATGAGATTGGTTTAGTTTCATTGCATGGGTGGTAAGATTGTTGAAATGGGAATTCTCTCACA is part of the Arvicola amphibius chromosome 8, mArvAmp1.2, whole genome shotgun sequence genome and encodes:
- the Smlr1 gene encoding small leucine-rich protein 1, translated to MSSVLSIVLQELPGPFLVLGIFLPVTLLLFLLIAYFRIKLIEVDEELSQISDRQNKHSPSLYRRMRRR